The window GCAGCCATTAAAAATCCACAAAGCCCCAGTATCCCTGACCAGCGCATAGCGTTATCTCTCCTTCTTTGTTAATGCATAAAATTCAGACAATAAAAAAGCGCGCCGGGGCGCGCTTTTTTTTCAATACCGGAAATTAACCCAGGTATTTCTGCAGAGCAGCGTCTTGTGCCATTGCAGAAGTCATAGCTTCATAAGCAGTAGCAGAAGTAGCGTCAGCGTTGAACATGCTGTCGAAGTTAGACTGCATGGTACGGTTGAAAGCAGCAGAATCCTGAGCTTCAACACCGATTACTTCAGCCAGAGCAGCCAGAGTTTCGCCCTGACCTTTAGCAGCGTCCAGAGCCAGCTGATCCATGTTGTCTTCCATGAACGCCTGAGCCAGTTTCAGAGGGCCGTTAGCGCCTTCACAACCCAGAGTACCGGAAGTCATACCGAAAGTTTGGTTACCGGAAGTACCGTTGGTGGTAGCAGCCAGTACGTGCTCGTGCCATTCGTTAGCATCCGGGAATACAACTGCAGTACCCAGACCACAACCAGCCAGGTCGTTACCAGCGAAAGCCAGTGTGGAAGAAGAAACCAGAATTGCACCTGCGATAAACTTTTTCATGGGCTATATCCTTGTGTCAGCCTATTTAAAATTTGATTCAGCTTGCGCTGAAGTCGTTAACACTAGCGCGTTATAACCATTCTGTCTATGCCATCAATAAGGATTAAAGTTTAATAGTGAACCCGTGCACATCCTTGATACACAAAAGAAAATCTCTGGCCAATACGGTCTGAGCGTGGCAACCTCTGAACACATCCTACAGCCGATATCTTTCACTTTTGTGCAAGCCAACAATATTTTCACCGTCAGCCAGCTGAACCAGCGTGCCAAACAATTACTGGAAGTTTCTTTCGCCAACGTGCGCGTTGAAGGAGAAATTTCTAATTTGTCACGCCCGTCTTCCGGTCACTGGTACTTCACCTTAAAAGACAGTGGCGCCCAGGTACGTTGTGCGATGTTCCGCTCGCGTACGGCGATGCTGAAATTCATGCCGAAAGAAGGCGATAAAGTTGAGCTGCGCGCCAAGGTCAGTCTGTATGAAAACCGCGGCGACTATCAGCTGATCGTTGATGCTATGAAGCCCGCTGGTGAAGGCGCCTTATTGCTGGCCTTCCAGCAGCTGAAAGACCGCCTGGCCATGACCGGTCTGTTTGACGACAAGTACAAACAGCCCATGCCCTCAGTGCGCCGGGTTGGCATTATCACCTCCCCGACCGGGGCTGCCATTCATGACATGCTGACCGTATTCCGCCGCCGCTGCCCGGCGATTGAAATTGATATTTACCCGACCCCGGTACAGGGGCGTGACGCCACGGCACACATTGTTGCCGCCATTGAGCGTGCCAACCGTGATAATAATGTCGATCTGCTGATTATTGGTCGCGGTGGTGGTTCTCTTGAAGATTTATGGTGCTTTAACGAAGAGGCCGTGGCCTGGGCCATTCATCATTCGCGTCTGCCGATTGTCAGCGCAGTGGGCCATGAAGTGGACTTTACCATTGCCGACTTTGTCGCCGATGTTCGGGCACCAACTCCGTCAGCCGCCGCCGAGCTGCTCAGTCCGGATCAGAGCCAGCAGATTCGTCAGATCCAGCTGATCCACCAGCGCCTGCAGCGTGGAATGCAACGCCAGTTACAACAGCAACAGCAGCGCTTGCTGCGTATTCAGCAACGCCTGCGTGCACCGGGACGCCTGTTGCAAAACCGGGCACAACATCTTGATCAGCTGGAAATCCGCCTGCAGCGCGCCCAGCAACAGGATCTGCAGCAGCGTTATCACCGCCTGCAGAAACTGCAGCAGGCACTGGTGCATCAGCACCCGCAACGCCTGTTGCGTGAACGCCAGCAGCAGGTCGCATTACTGGAAAAACAATTTACCCGTCTGATTCAGCAACGGCTGACCCAGCGCCAGCAGCAACTCGCTGCTCAGGCGCATCTGCTGAACAGCCTGAGTCCGCTGAACGTTCTCGGCCGTGGTTACTCTATAACCCAGCAAACCGATGGCCGTGTACTGCAGCAGGCCGATACGGTAACACCCGGTGAGCGCATTCACAGCCGCCTGCATCAGGGCTGGCTGGAGTCGGAAGTGATTGCTGTTCATACAGAACCGGCGGCCGGGCAAAACAAAGCGCCGAAGAAGCCACGCTCCCGCAAATCGCCTGCTGCCGGTAAAACCACTAAGGACTGACCATGCCTGAGCTGATTCATAACACAATGCAGTTTATCGCCTCGCTGTTCGCCGCCACCGCCATCCACAGCGCAGCGCCTGCGGCAACGGCGGATCTGCTGCCGCTGCAGCACAGCATTCCCGGCGGTCTGATGGTGATTCCGCTGACTGATGCCGTACAGGCACCCGAGGTTACCTTCAATAAGCAGCAGGTCATGGTGCTGCGCCCGGATGAGCAACAGCCCTGGATGGCGCTGGTCGGCATCCCGCTCAGCCAGAAAACAGGGCCCGCCAGCATTAACAGCGGCGATGAACAGATCCGCTTCGAGGTTCGTGATCATCCTTACCCGGAACAGCATCTGACGGTAAAAAAGAAGCATGTAAACCCCAGCGCCGCCGAACTGGCACGCATCCGCAAAGAACAGGCACAGATGGCCAGGGTATACACCAGCTTCAGCCCGGCGCGTCCATGGCAACCCATGGCCTGGCCAGTCAGTGGCACGATGAGCAGCGCCTTCGGCCTGAAACGTTTTTTTAACGGAGAGCAACGTAGCCCGCACAGTGGGCTGGACATCGCGGCCCCTACCGGCACGCCCATTCTGGCGCCAGCCGATGGCAAAGTAGTGCTGACCGGCAATTTCTTTTTTAACGGTAACAGCGTCTTTATCGACCACGGTCAGGGGCTGATCAGCATGTTCTGCCATATGAGCGCCATTGACGTGCAGGAAGGTGATGAAGTCAGCGCCGGTAGCCTTTTGGGCAAAGTCGGCGCTACCGGCCGTGCTACCGGCCCTCATCTGCACTGGACCGTCAGTCTGAACAATGCCCGCATCAATCCTTTGCTGCTGATGTCACCGCTGCGCGGTGGCAATCTGCTGTCGGCGGCCGCTAACGGAGGCCATCATGGCGGATAAAAAACACCCCGGCACCGCTGGTTTACTGCCGGTTAAAGGCAGCGGCTGTGGTATCCGCCCGGACCCGGATGCACTGAATGACGATACCGGCTTTGATTTCAGTGCCGCCCGTCAACTGTTGCAACAACAGGATGAACACAGCACGTCCTCCCCCGCTGAAAAGAGCAGCAGCCATCCGGATACACCCTCGCCGGTAAAATAGGCCGGCAATTACACCTTCCGATAAGCCCGCCGGCGGACGATAGCTGTCTATACTCAGGGAAGTTCCGTTTCTGAAAGTCCGTCATGATCAAAAAAATCTCCGTCGACCAGCTCAAGCCAGACATGTATGTCTCAGATCTGAACTGCGACTGGATTCCTCATCACAACTATCAGAAAGAAGGCCGCATCCCCGACCAGAACATGGTTGACGAAATCCGCCGCCGCGGTATCCGCGAGGTGTATATCGACACCAGCCGTGGTCTGGATGTCGGCGATGATGCCCTGACCGCCGCCGAAGTGGAGCGGGCCAACCAGCAGGCGCTGGACAAAGCAGCCGCCCTGAAACCCGATCAGACAGCCCGCAGCGGTGTGCAGGAAGAACTGCTGAAGGCGAATAAGATCCACACTCAGGCCAAAGGTCTGGTCAGCAACGTATTAAAGGATGTGAAGCTGGGCCGTGCCATCGATGTCGGAGCCTTCGACCGCCTGGCCGATGGCATGGTCGACTCGGTGCTGCGCAATCACAACGCCCTCGCCTGCCTTGGCCGTATCCGCGAAAAAGACAATTACCTGCTCGAACACTCCATCAATCTCGCCGTTCTGATGGGCATCTTTGCCAAAAGCCTGAAGATTGACCGTGAGACCATGCACCAGGCGGTGGTTGGCGCCATGCTGCATGATATCGGCAAAGTGATGATCCCCGATGAGGTGCTGCATAAACCCGGCAAACTGAACGACGATGAATTCGCCATTATGCGCAACCACGTGGTATTCAGCCGCGAGCTGCTGAAAAAGACACCGGGGGTGAGCGAGCTGACCATTAAAGTCGCCGCCCAGCACCACGAGCGTATTGATGGCAGCGGCTACCCGGAAGGCCTGCACGACTGCGATATCTGCCGCGAAGGAAAGATGTGCGCCATTGCCGATGTCTACGATGCCATCACCGCCGACCGTGTGTATCACAAAGGCTTGCCACCGACGATGGCACTGAAAAAACTGCTCGAATGGAGCGGCACCCACCTTGACCAGACACTGGTACACCGCTTTATCCGCTCAATGGGCATTTATCCGGTGGGTTCGCTGGTGAAGCTGA of the Thalassolituus hydrocarboniclasticus genome contains:
- a CDS encoding M23 family metallopeptidase: MPELIHNTMQFIASLFAATAIHSAAPAATADLLPLQHSIPGGLMVIPLTDAVQAPEVTFNKQQVMVLRPDEQQPWMALVGIPLSQKTGPASINSGDEQIRFEVRDHPYPEQHLTVKKKHVNPSAAELARIRKEQAQMARVYTSFSPARPWQPMAWPVSGTMSSAFGLKRFFNGEQRSPHSGLDIAAPTGTPILAPADGKVVLTGNFFFNGNSVFIDHGQGLISMFCHMSAIDVQEGDEVSAGSLLGKVGATGRATGPHLHWTVSLNNARINPLLLMSPLRGGNLLSAAANGGHHGG
- a CDS encoding HD-GYP domain-containing protein — its product is MIKKISVDQLKPDMYVSDLNCDWIPHHNYQKEGRIPDQNMVDEIRRRGIREVYIDTSRGLDVGDDALTAAEVERANQQALDKAAALKPDQTARSGVQEELLKANKIHTQAKGLVSNVLKDVKLGRAIDVGAFDRLADGMVDSVLRNHNALACLGRIREKDNYLLEHSINLAVLMGIFAKSLKIDRETMHQAVVGAMLHDIGKVMIPDEVLHKPGKLNDDEFAIMRNHVVFSRELLKKTPGVSELTIKVAAQHHERIDGSGYPEGLHDCDICREGKMCAIADVYDAITADRVYHKGLPPTMALKKLLEWSGTHLDQTLVHRFIRSMGIYPVGSLVKLKSQRLAVVIEASETDQRLPLVKVIYNTSSQRYLPVEIIDLSKPTTQDEILQAVDPARFGIRLNDFIA
- a CDS encoding DUF3015 domain-containing protein, which codes for MKKFIAGAILVSSSTLAFAGNDLAGCGLGTAVVFPDANEWHEHVLAATTNGTSGNQTFGMTSGTLGCEGANGPLKLAQAFMEDNMDQLALDAAKGQGETLAALAEVIGVEAQDSAAFNRTMQSNFDSMFNADATSATAYEAMTSAMAQDAALQKYLG
- the xseA gene encoding exodeoxyribonuclease VII large subunit translates to MSFTFVQANNIFTVSQLNQRAKQLLEVSFANVRVEGEISNLSRPSSGHWYFTLKDSGAQVRCAMFRSRTAMLKFMPKEGDKVELRAKVSLYENRGDYQLIVDAMKPAGEGALLLAFQQLKDRLAMTGLFDDKYKQPMPSVRRVGIITSPTGAAIHDMLTVFRRRCPAIEIDIYPTPVQGRDATAHIVAAIERANRDNNVDLLIIGRGGGSLEDLWCFNEEAVAWAIHHSRLPIVSAVGHEVDFTIADFVADVRAPTPSAAAELLSPDQSQQIRQIQLIHQRLQRGMQRQLQQQQQRLLRIQQRLRAPGRLLQNRAQHLDQLEIRLQRAQQQDLQQRYHRLQKLQQALVHQHPQRLLRERQQQVALLEKQFTRLIQQRLTQRQQQLAAQAHLLNSLSPLNVLGRGYSITQQTDGRVLQQADTVTPGERIHSRLHQGWLESEVIAVHTEPAAGQNKAPKKPRSRKSPAAGKTTKD